One stretch of Burkholderia pyrrocinia DNA includes these proteins:
- a CDS encoding Lrp/AsnC family transcriptional regulator: protein MITLDDVDRQLIALLRDNARLPVVALAKELRVARATVQNRLTRLEKNGVIVGYTVRLKPAAERHRIRALMSIAVQGNRGAEVVKVLRGHPNVASIHSTNGRWDLVAELHADSLEHFDRVLGAIRLIDGIANTETSILLSTHKA from the coding sequence ATGATCACGCTCGACGACGTCGACCGGCAGCTCATCGCACTGCTGCGCGACAACGCGCGACTACCCGTCGTCGCGCTGGCGAAGGAATTGCGCGTCGCGCGCGCGACCGTGCAGAACCGGCTGACTCGGCTGGAGAAAAACGGCGTGATCGTCGGTTATACGGTGCGGCTCAAGCCGGCGGCCGAACGGCACCGGATCCGCGCGCTGATGTCGATCGCGGTGCAGGGCAATCGCGGCGCGGAAGTGGTGAAGGTGCTGCGCGGGCATCCGAACGTCGCATCGATCCACAGCACCAATGGGCGCTGGGATCTCGTCGCCGAATTGCATGCCGATTCGCTCGAGCATTTCGATCGCGTGCTCGGCGCGATCCGGTTGATCGACGGGATTGCGAATACCGAGACGAGTATTTTGTTGTCGACGCACAAGGCGTGA
- a CDS encoding peroxidase-related enzyme (This protein belongs to a clade of uncharacterized proteins related to peroxidases such as the alkylhydroperoxidase AhpD.): MTTAAHGFTSETLGWRAWLDTVSLDAATPDQLAVLEASHPHAKTSDYYLLLVHLPEILRQRSGVFNAIMYGPGGLSRAERELASTAVSRVNGCVYCASVHAQRFAQLAKRTDAIEQVFDDPATAGTTARERAIVRYAIALTERPDTIDADDIAALEAEGLTHEEILDLSHAVAIFAWANRLMLTLGEPVFPESAASA; this comes from the coding sequence ATGACGACGGCCGCCCACGGCTTCACGTCCGAAACGCTCGGCTGGCGCGCGTGGCTCGACACGGTATCGCTCGATGCCGCGACGCCCGATCAGCTTGCGGTGCTCGAAGCGAGCCACCCGCACGCGAAAACATCCGACTACTACCTGCTGCTCGTCCACCTGCCCGAAATCCTGCGGCAGCGCTCGGGCGTGTTCAACGCGATCATGTACGGCCCCGGCGGGCTGTCGCGCGCGGAGCGCGAACTCGCCAGCACGGCCGTGTCGCGCGTGAACGGCTGCGTGTATTGCGCGTCGGTGCATGCGCAGCGCTTCGCACAGCTCGCGAAACGCACCGATGCGATCGAGCAGGTGTTCGACGATCCGGCGACGGCCGGCACGACGGCACGCGAACGCGCGATCGTGCGTTATGCGATCGCGCTGACCGAACGGCCCGATACGATCGACGCGGACGATATCGCCGCGCTTGAAGCCGAAGGGCTGACACATGAGGAGATTCTCGACCTGTCGCACGCGGTCGCGATCTTCGCGTGGGCAAACCGGTTGATGCTGACGCTGGGGGAGCCGGTGTTTCCGGAGTCGGCAGCAAGCGCCTGA
- a CDS encoding CMD domain-containing protein, producing MTESITPAAAPDTIDAVAGLRDGDAVTALRRARDKVLLHTRLSEAALFDPALPDLSLVERLHAARYVAQKSNAHALASTYRTRLLDAGGTAEDIVRADADAFDTLAPRLGAILAHARLLTQAPVDARTSDLDALKSAGLTTPAIVALSQLVAFVAYQLRVAAAAQALQARAAKEAA from the coding sequence ATGACTGAATCCATCACGCCGGCCGCTGCGCCGGATACGATCGACGCAGTAGCCGGCCTGCGCGACGGCGATGCCGTGACCGCGCTGCGCCGCGCGCGCGACAAGGTGCTGCTCCATACGCGGCTGAGCGAAGCCGCGCTATTCGATCCGGCGTTGCCCGATCTTTCGTTGGTCGAAAGACTGCATGCGGCACGATACGTCGCGCAGAAATCGAACGCGCACGCACTGGCCTCGACGTATCGCACGCGGCTGCTCGATGCGGGCGGCACCGCCGAGGACATCGTGCGCGCCGACGCCGATGCGTTCGACACGCTTGCCCCGCGACTTGGCGCGATCCTCGCTCATGCGCGGCTATTGACACAGGCGCCCGTCGACGCACGCACGTCCGATCTCGATGCACTGAAGTCGGCCGGACTCACGACGCCCGCGATCGTCGCGCTGTCGCAGCTGGTTGCGTTCGTCGCGTATCAGTTGCGCGTCGCGGCTGCCGCGCAAGCGCTTCAGGCACGCGCCGCAAAGGAGGCCGCATGA
- a CDS encoding NAD(P)-binding domain-containing protein → MTTPLDALEARLAQDLRWLDLPAPSWVPPREADGTRVLDVAIVGGGMAGLAASAELRLLGIDNQCVIDRAPAGYEGPWVTFARMDTLRSPKQLAGPALGLPALTFRAWFEAQYGRDAWDALYKIPRTQWMDYLRWYRRVLDLQVRNDTTLVALRPRDDGLLALDVRGNGEAQTLLARHVVLATGRDGLGGPYVPPVVQRAPRTRWAHSSEPIDFAALAGKRVGVVGAGASAFDNAGTALEAGAARVDLFFRRADIPRINKLTGIGSPGLVHGYADLDDETKWRFMHYALTSQTPPPRDSVLRVSRHEHAHFHAGSPIETLAERADGLDVTTTRGRYTVDFLIFATGFHSDWTTRAEFASFGQHVRRWKDRYRPEPGAWLDELAESPDLGPAFAFQERERGACPAVTRIHCFNHAASLSHGKLSGDIPAISAGAQRLARGIASRLFDADRDRHYDALVAYANAELQGDEWRDDDA, encoded by the coding sequence ATGACGACGCCGCTCGACGCACTTGAAGCGCGGCTCGCGCAGGACTTGCGCTGGCTCGACCTGCCCGCGCCGTCGTGGGTGCCGCCGCGCGAGGCCGACGGCACGCGCGTGCTCGACGTCGCGATCGTCGGCGGCGGCATGGCGGGGCTCGCGGCTTCCGCCGAACTGCGCCTGCTCGGCATCGACAACCAGTGCGTGATCGACCGCGCGCCGGCCGGCTACGAAGGGCCGTGGGTCACGTTCGCGCGGATGGACACGCTGCGCTCGCCGAAGCAGCTCGCGGGCCCCGCGCTCGGCCTGCCCGCGCTGACGTTCCGCGCGTGGTTCGAGGCGCAATACGGCCGCGACGCGTGGGATGCGCTCTACAAGATTCCACGCACGCAATGGATGGATTACCTGCGCTGGTATCGGCGCGTGCTCGACCTGCAGGTACGCAACGACACCACGCTCGTCGCGCTGCGCCCGCGCGACGACGGGCTGCTCGCGCTCGATGTGCGCGGCAACGGCGAAGCGCAGACCCTGCTCGCGCGGCACGTCGTGCTCGCGACCGGCCGCGACGGCCTCGGCGGCCCGTACGTGCCGCCCGTCGTACAACGAGCACCGCGCACGCGCTGGGCCCACTCGTCCGAGCCGATCGACTTCGCGGCGCTTGCGGGCAAGCGCGTCGGCGTGGTCGGCGCGGGCGCATCCGCATTCGACAACGCGGGCACCGCGCTCGAAGCCGGCGCCGCGCGCGTCGATCTGTTCTTCCGCCGCGCGGACATTCCGCGCATCAACAAGCTGACCGGCATCGGCAGCCCGGGCCTCGTGCACGGCTACGCCGATCTCGACGATGAGACGAAGTGGCGCTTCATGCACTACGCGTTGACGTCGCAGACGCCGCCGCCGCGCGACAGCGTGCTGCGCGTGTCGCGCCACGAGCACGCGCATTTTCACGCGGGCAGCCCGATCGAGACGCTCGCCGAACGTGCGGACGGCCTCGACGTGACGACGACGCGCGGACGCTACACCGTCGACTTCCTGATCTTCGCGACGGGCTTTCATTCGGACTGGACGACGCGCGCGGAATTCGCGTCGTTCGGGCAGCACGTGCGGCGCTGGAAGGACCGCTATCGACCCGAACCGGGTGCATGGCTCGACGAGCTCGCCGAATCGCCCGATCTCGGCCCCGCGTTTGCGTTCCAGGAGCGCGAGCGCGGTGCGTGCCCTGCCGTCACGCGGATTCATTGCTTCAACCATGCGGCGAGCCTGAGCCACGGCAAGCTGTCCGGCGATATCCCGGCCATCAGCGCGGGTGCTCAACGGCTCGCGCGCGGCATCGCGAGCCGGCTGTTCGACGCCGACCGCGACCGGCATTACGACGCGCTCGTCGCGTATGCGAATGCGGAGCTGCAAGGCGACGAATGGCGCGACGACGACGCATGA
- a CDS encoding LysR family transcriptional regulator, producing MELHQLEAFSAVMSAGSVTGAGELLGRSQPAVTRQIQELEADLGYALFDRHGPRVTPTRRAFLLYEEVERSLVGLRAIEARARALGDETAEPVRIAATPSLAATLVPAALAALPDCAHAPHYQLRSESAEHVVHEVLAGTADIGVVTLPMAHAGLDVHWIAQTPCVAVLPAGDPLAAKPRIALRDLARRRIVTVANRHRLRQRIDAAFAAARVDARVFIETNASLNAVMTARAGIGIGIVDPATGVALPVDGVVARPLDVDIPFAFGVATPAGKARTAAVDALLDALHRTTRALLDDVTFHDAAAHDALLRGDRLRSERAPHPPRTTRARRTRPEAA from the coding sequence ATGGAGCTGCATCAACTCGAAGCCTTTTCCGCAGTCATGTCGGCCGGCAGCGTGACCGGCGCGGGCGAACTGCTCGGCCGCTCGCAGCCGGCCGTCACGCGGCAGATCCAGGAGCTCGAAGCCGATCTCGGCTACGCGCTGTTCGACCGGCACGGCCCGCGCGTCACGCCGACGCGGCGCGCGTTCCTGCTGTACGAGGAAGTCGAGCGCTCGCTGGTCGGCCTGCGCGCGATCGAGGCGCGGGCACGCGCGCTCGGCGACGAAACGGCCGAACCCGTGCGCATCGCGGCGACGCCGTCGCTCGCGGCCACGCTCGTGCCGGCCGCGCTCGCCGCGCTGCCCGACTGCGCACACGCCCCGCACTACCAGTTGCGCAGCGAATCGGCCGAGCATGTCGTGCATGAAGTGCTGGCCGGCACGGCGGATATCGGCGTCGTCACGCTGCCGATGGCGCACGCGGGGCTCGACGTGCACTGGATCGCGCAGACGCCATGCGTCGCCGTGCTGCCCGCCGGCGATCCGCTCGCGGCGAAGCCGCGCATCGCGCTGCGCGATCTCGCGCGCCGCCGCATCGTGACGGTCGCGAACCGGCACCGGCTGCGCCAGCGGATCGATGCGGCATTCGCGGCCGCGCGCGTCGATGCGCGCGTGTTCATCGAAACCAATGCGTCGTTGAATGCGGTGATGACCGCGCGCGCGGGCATCGGGATCGGCATCGTCGATCCGGCCACGGGCGTCGCGCTGCCGGTGGACGGCGTCGTCGCGCGCCCGCTCGACGTCGACATCCCGTTCGCGTTCGGCGTCGCGACGCCGGCCGGCAAGGCGCGCACCGCGGCCGTCGATGCGCTGCTCGACGCGCTGCACCGCACGACGCGCGCGCTGCTCGACGACGTGACCTTTCACGACGCCGCCGCGCACGACGCGCTGCTGCGCGGCGACCGGCTGCGCAGCGAGCGCGCGCCACACCCGCCTCGCACGACACGTGCACGCCGCACCCGCCCGGAGGCCGCATGA
- a CDS encoding ABC transporter substrate-binding protein, whose amino-acid sequence MNVSGNDARGAWRRVLGTVAALAAAWGLSTGGALAAGVSGEPVVVGVSGPLTGQDAQYGEQWKRGFDLALDEINGSGGIHGRPLAIDFQDSRSDPRQAVAIAQKFVADPRIAIELGDFSSATSMAASPIYQRGQLIQFGFTNSHPDFTKGGDYLWSTALSQAEEQPLLARYAVKELGFKRIAVLYLNTDWGRTSKDIFAKAVAGLGAQVVAAEGYQPAEKDFRSTLVRIGASKPDSIVLISYYADGAQIVRQARTSGVSLPIAAVGSVYSPKFLELGGAAVEGVYTESNFFPAEPRPEVQAFVQRYRAKFHADPDSFVARAYDALILSAEVLRRYGTTRQAAHDGFAKVSDVPSVIFGKVRFDPQTRRVAGARTVYLVVKQGQWALWDGAKPQLAAR is encoded by the coding sequence ATGAACGTTTCGGGAAACGACGCACGCGGCGCATGGCGGCGCGTGCTGGGCACGGTGGCGGCGCTCGCTGCCGCATGGGGCTTGTCGACGGGCGGTGCGCTCGCGGCGGGCGTGTCGGGTGAGCCGGTCGTGGTTGGCGTAAGCGGGCCGCTCACGGGCCAGGACGCGCAATACGGCGAGCAATGGAAGCGCGGCTTCGATCTCGCACTCGACGAGATCAACGGCAGCGGCGGCATTCACGGCCGGCCGCTCGCGATCGATTTCCAGGACAGCCGCAGCGACCCGCGCCAGGCGGTGGCGATCGCGCAGAAGTTCGTCGCCGATCCGCGCATCGCGATCGAGCTCGGCGATTTTTCCAGCGCGACGTCGATGGCCGCGTCGCCGATTTACCAGCGTGGGCAACTGATCCAGTTCGGCTTCACGAACTCGCATCCGGATTTCACGAAGGGCGGCGATTACCTGTGGAGCACCGCGCTGAGCCAGGCCGAGGAGCAGCCGCTGCTCGCGCGCTACGCGGTGAAGGAACTCGGCTTCAAGCGGATCGCGGTGCTGTACCTGAACACCGACTGGGGCCGCACCAGCAAGGACATCTTCGCGAAGGCAGTGGCCGGGCTCGGCGCGCAGGTCGTCGCGGCCGAGGGCTACCAGCCGGCGGAGAAGGATTTCCGCTCGACGCTCGTGCGGATCGGCGCGTCGAAGCCCGATTCGATCGTGCTGATCTCGTACTACGCGGACGGCGCGCAGATCGTGCGACAGGCACGCACGTCGGGCGTCTCGCTGCCGATCGCGGCGGTCGGCTCCGTGTATTCGCCGAAATTCCTCGAACTGGGCGGCGCGGCCGTCGAAGGCGTCTATACGGAATCGAACTTCTTCCCGGCCGAGCCGCGCCCCGAGGTGCAGGCGTTCGTGCAGCGCTATCGCGCGAAATTCCACGCCGATCCCGATTCGTTCGTTGCGCGCGCATACGACGCGCTGATCCTGTCGGCCGAGGTGCTGCGCCGCTACGGCACGACGCGCCAGGCCGCGCACGACGGTTTCGCGAAAGTGAGCGACGTGCCGAGCGTGATCTTCGGCAAGGTGCGCTTCGATCCGCAGACGCGCCGCGTCGCGGGCGCGCGTACCGTGTATCTCGTCGTGAAGCAGGGGCAGTGGGCGCTGTGGGACGGCGCGAAGCCGCAGCTCGCCGCGCGCTGA
- a CDS encoding ABC transporter permease translates to MASWLDYTLNGLIVGNIYALLAVGLALIFGVSHLINFAHGSVYMVGAFIGWLCLTRFGLPLPVALAAVVIGCGALGIAIERIGLRPLRHAARIAPLLATIGISFILDQLAQLAFGADPRAVPTPLPDWHLRIAGATLGSLDLLIAGIGIAAAALLYGFLRFTRLGWAVRATAQDRDAALQMGVDVDRVNQTVFAIACALGGVSGLLVGMYYNSIDPAMGFQATLKGVVALLIGGLGNVPGAIAGSLLLGLVESYGVALFGTSYRDLFAFGLLIVFLVWRPNGLFSANRALPPEPMTGTFLAAAKAVRVPRPVLVVLVALAAVLPWLGASPYVLQTLTNAWLYGLLALSLTLVAGTVGQISLGHAALLVIGAYASALLSSDLGWSPAVTIPCAGAITAVLGTLLVYPAFRLRGHYVSIATLGIGEVVSLVILNWDGLTRGPLGITGIAPLPWAATARAAYWFTFAVLVVFALVQVRLLRSHLGRTLRAVREDDVAARAHGIAPNRYKAIAFAVGGVAAGVSGGIAAHLYSYINHQTFDSQVSILALTMVILGGLGNVLGGIAGAVALIGLPELFRWAADYRMLIYGVVLLLLVRFRPQGLLGTV, encoded by the coding sequence ATGGCTTCCTGGCTCGACTACACGCTCAACGGCCTCATCGTCGGCAATATCTACGCGCTGCTCGCGGTCGGGCTCGCGCTGATCTTCGGCGTGTCGCACCTGATCAACTTCGCGCACGGCTCGGTCTACATGGTCGGCGCATTCATCGGCTGGCTGTGCCTGACGCGCTTCGGGCTGCCGCTGCCGGTCGCGCTCGCGGCGGTCGTCATCGGTTGCGGCGCGCTCGGCATCGCGATCGAGCGGATCGGGCTGCGGCCGCTGCGCCACGCGGCGCGGATCGCGCCGCTGCTCGCGACGATCGGCATCAGCTTCATCCTCGACCAGCTCGCGCAGCTCGCATTCGGCGCGGACCCGCGCGCGGTGCCGACGCCGCTGCCCGACTGGCACCTGCGGATCGCCGGCGCGACGCTCGGCTCGCTCGACCTGCTGATCGCGGGCATCGGCATCGCGGCGGCCGCGCTGCTGTACGGCTTCCTGCGTTTCACGCGGCTCGGCTGGGCGGTGCGCGCGACCGCGCAGGATCGCGACGCGGCGCTGCAGATGGGCGTCGACGTCGATCGCGTGAACCAGACGGTGTTCGCGATCGCGTGCGCGCTCGGCGGCGTGAGCGGGCTGCTGGTCGGCATGTACTACAACAGCATCGATCCGGCGATGGGCTTCCAGGCGACGCTGAAGGGCGTCGTCGCACTGCTGATCGGCGGGCTCGGCAACGTACCGGGCGCGATCGCGGGCAGCCTGCTGCTCGGTCTCGTCGAAAGCTACGGCGTCGCGCTGTTCGGCACGAGCTATCGCGACCTGTTCGCGTTCGGGCTGCTGATCGTGTTCCTCGTGTGGCGGCCGAACGGCTTGTTCAGCGCGAACCGCGCGCTGCCGCCCGAGCCGATGACGGGCACCTTCCTCGCGGCCGCGAAAGCCGTGCGCGTGCCGCGCCCGGTGCTCGTCGTACTGGTCGCGCTCGCGGCCGTGCTGCCGTGGCTCGGTGCGTCGCCGTACGTGCTGCAGACGCTGACCAACGCATGGCTGTACGGCCTGCTCGCGCTGAGCCTCACGCTCGTCGCGGGCACGGTCGGGCAGATCTCGCTCGGGCACGCGGCGCTGCTCGTGATCGGCGCGTATGCGTCGGCGCTGCTGTCGTCGGATCTCGGCTGGTCGCCGGCCGTGACGATCCCGTGCGCGGGCGCGATCACGGCCGTGCTCGGCACGCTGCTCGTCTATCCGGCGTTCCGGCTGCGCGGGCATTACGTGTCGATCGCGACGCTCGGCATCGGCGAAGTGGTGAGCCTCGTGATCCTGAACTGGGACGGCCTCACGCGCGGCCCGCTCGGCATCACCGGCATCGCGCCGCTGCCGTGGGCAGCGACCGCGCGCGCCGCGTACTGGTTCACGTTCGCGGTGCTCGTGGTGTTCGCGCTCGTGCAGGTTCGGCTGCTGCGCTCGCATCTCGGCCGCACGCTGCGCGCGGTGCGCGAGGACGACGTTGCCGCTCGCGCGCACGGCATCGCGCCGAACCGCTACAAGGCGATCGCGTTCGCGGTCGGCGGCGTGGCGGCCGGCGTGAGCGGCGGCATCGCCGCACACCTGTACAGCTACATCAATCACCAGACCTTCGATTCGCAGGTGTCGATCCTCGCGCTGACGATGGTGATCCTCGGCGGGCTCGGCAACGTGCTCGGCGGCATCGCCGGCGCGGTCGCGCTGATCGGGCTGCCGGAGCTGTTCCGCTGGGCGGCCGACTACCGGATGCTGATCTACGGCGTCGTGTTGCTGCTGCTCGTCCGGTTTCGGCCGCAGGGCCTGCTCGGCACGGTGTGA
- a CDS encoding ABC transporter ATP-binding protein translates to MTTTRPLLDVQGLTRRFDGVTALDGASLTLADGELLSVIGPNGAGKSTLFNLIAGADRPDAGRVTFDGRDITGTAPERLAALGIARTFQHGRVFGNLSVLDNVLIGAHARLRAARPGWPALGAAAEVLRALVRPASVRREEAALRDEARAIVAGFGERLTPRIDHPAHSLSYANRRRVEIGRALALHPRLLLLDEPTAGMNETETAEMLQLIQSLKARGLTILLIEHKLELVMRVSDRVMVLDNGVKIAEGAPRDVRHDPRVIEAYLGRRHAGGATAERTTQAAA, encoded by the coding sequence ATGACCACCACCCGACCCTTGCTCGACGTGCAGGGTTTGACGCGCCGCTTCGACGGCGTGACCGCGCTCGACGGCGCAAGCCTGACGCTTGCCGACGGCGAACTGCTGAGCGTGATCGGGCCGAACGGCGCCGGCAAGTCCACGCTGTTCAACCTGATCGCGGGCGCCGACCGGCCCGATGCCGGCCGCGTGACGTTCGATGGCCGCGACATCACGGGCACGGCGCCCGAACGGCTCGCGGCGCTCGGCATTGCACGCACGTTCCAGCACGGCCGCGTGTTCGGCAACCTGAGCGTGCTCGACAACGTGCTGATCGGCGCGCATGCGCGGCTGCGCGCGGCGCGGCCCGGCTGGCCCGCGCTCGGCGCGGCGGCCGAAGTGCTGCGCGCGCTCGTGCGGCCCGCATCGGTGCGGCGCGAGGAAGCGGCGCTGCGCGACGAGGCGCGCGCGATCGTCGCCGGGTTCGGCGAACGGCTCACGCCGCGCATCGATCATCCGGCGCACAGCCTGTCGTACGCGAACCGGCGGCGCGTGGAGATCGGCCGCGCGCTCGCGCTGCATCCGCGCCTGCTGCTGCTCGACGAACCGACGGCCGGGATGAACGAGACGGAAACGGCCGAGATGCTGCAACTGATCCAGTCGCTGAAGGCGCGCGGCCTGACGATCCTGCTGATCGAGCACAAGCTCGAACTCGTGATGCGCGTGTCCGACCGCGTGATGGTGCTCGACAACGGCGTGAAGATCGCCGAAGGCGCGCCGCGCGACGTGCGGCACGATCCGCGCGTGATCGAGGCGTACCTCGGCCGGCGTCATGCGGGTGGTGCTACCGCGGAGCGCACGACGCAGGCGGCCGCATGA
- a CDS encoding ABC transporter ATP-binding protein encodes MNTLSSGPDTTMTDTLLKLEHLDTFYGPVQVHFDVNFEVGRGQIVSLLGGNASGKSTTMKLILGLMRPRRGVVRFDGDDVTALATPQRVRRGIAAVPEARRLFGDMSVRENLLMGAYTRGDRTAVAEDYERVLDLFPRVRERLAQRAGTLSGGEQQMLAMARALMARPKLICMDEPTMGLSPLYVDKVLELIDAINKQGVTVFMVEQNASLALEIAHYGYVLQTGRVVLEGPAKALLDDERVRDAYLGGEAVAV; translated from the coding sequence ATGAACACGCTTTCTTCCGGACCCGACACGACCATGACCGACACACTGCTGAAACTCGAACACCTCGATACGTTCTACGGGCCGGTGCAGGTGCACTTCGACGTGAACTTCGAAGTGGGCCGCGGGCAGATCGTGAGCCTGCTCGGCGGCAACGCGAGCGGCAAGTCGACGACGATGAAGCTGATTCTCGGGCTGATGCGGCCGCGTCGCGGCGTCGTGCGTTTCGACGGCGACGACGTGACGGCGCTCGCGACGCCGCAGCGTGTGCGACGCGGGATCGCGGCCGTGCCCGAGGCGCGGCGGCTGTTCGGCGACATGAGCGTGCGCGAGAACCTGCTGATGGGCGCGTATACGCGCGGCGACCGCACGGCGGTGGCGGAAGATTACGAACGCGTGCTCGACCTGTTCCCGCGCGTGCGCGAGCGGCTCGCGCAGCGCGCAGGCACGCTGTCGGGCGGCGAGCAGCAGATGCTCGCGATGGCACGTGCACTGATGGCGCGGCCGAAACTGATCTGCATGGACGAGCCGACGATGGGGCTGTCGCCGCTTTACGTCGACAAGGTGCTCGAACTGATCGATGCGATCAACAAGCAGGGCGTGACGGTGTTCATGGTCGAGCAGAACGCGAGCCTCGCGCTGGAGATCGCGCACTACGGGTATGTGCTGCAGACGGGGCGCGTCGTGCTCGAAGGGCCCGCGAAGGCGCTGCTCGACGATGAGCGCGTGCGCGATGCGTATCTGGGCGGGGAGGCGGTGGCGGTGTAG
- a CDS encoding sensor histidine kinase, producing the protein MPRIDWFPKTLFGRTLLFIALVVATGALALAAIARYYAGVAAERAYDQLLAGASIQVAENLYVQGGVLALNPPVAALSTLSRYDLVYYKVVDSRGIVVAGYNDLASSATLAAAKQGPAFANAVYQGHRIRTATIARYMPEESTPGWALVTVAQTTNARQQLTNDMSIKVWTLILLMSVLAIGASGLAIRRGLRPLAQIGTIIAARDPADLRPVAVDTPSEIDAIIGSINGLIHRLAERINAMQRFIADAAHQMRTPLARLDAQIELLDGESDPARHAARLDALRATSADVGRLTGQLLNHAMVIHRIEAVPLQPVELVALAKDVLGRVIPLAGERDVAVAFASDAPLAWIDGDAISLQEALSNVLHNALLHGHADDIVVSVATTGNADGAVTLTVTDNGRGIPREHWAAALQPFVRIAPDGSERRTGSGLGLAIVQEVMKAHGGRVGFAFPDAGGFAVVLTFPRAAGIGAGEA; encoded by the coding sequence TTGCCGCGCATTGACTGGTTCCCGAAGACGCTGTTCGGACGCACGCTGCTCTTCATCGCACTCGTCGTCGCGACCGGCGCGCTCGCGCTCGCGGCGATCGCGCGCTACTACGCGGGGGTAGCTGCCGAACGCGCGTACGACCAGTTGCTCGCCGGCGCGTCGATCCAGGTCGCGGAGAACCTCTACGTGCAGGGCGGCGTGCTCGCACTGAATCCGCCGGTGGCCGCGCTGTCGACGCTGTCGCGCTACGACCTCGTCTACTACAAGGTCGTCGATTCGCGCGGCATCGTCGTGGCCGGCTACAACGATCTCGCGAGCTCCGCGACGCTCGCCGCCGCGAAACAGGGCCCCGCATTCGCGAACGCCGTCTACCAGGGGCACCGGATCCGCACCGCGACCATCGCGCGCTACATGCCCGAGGAAAGCACGCCGGGCTGGGCGCTCGTGACCGTTGCGCAAACAACCAACGCGCGCCAGCAGCTCACGAACGACATGAGCATCAAGGTGTGGACGCTGATCCTGCTGATGAGCGTGCTCGCGATCGGCGCAAGCGGCCTCGCGATCCGGCGCGGCCTGCGCCCGCTCGCGCAGATCGGCACCATCATCGCCGCGCGCGACCCGGCCGACCTGCGGCCGGTGGCCGTCGACACGCCGAGCGAGATCGACGCGATCATCGGCTCGATCAACGGGTTGATACACCGCCTGGCCGAACGCATCAACGCGATGCAGCGCTTCATCGCCGACGCCGCGCACCAGATGCGCACGCCGCTCGCGCGGCTCGACGCGCAGATCGAACTGCTCGACGGCGAATCCGATCCCGCGCGCCATGCGGCGCGCCTCGACGCGCTGCGCGCGACCAGCGCGGACGTCGGCCGCCTGACCGGCCAGTTGCTCAATCACGCGATGGTAATCCATCGCATCGAGGCCGTGCCGCTGCAACCGGTCGAACTCGTCGCGCTCGCGAAGGACGTGCTCGGCCGCGTGATTCCGCTCGCGGGCGAGCGTGATGTTGCGGTCGCGTTCGCGAGCGACGCACCGCTTGCATGGATCGACGGCGATGCGATCAGCCTGCAGGAAGCGCTGTCGAACGTGCTGCACAACGCGCTGCTGCACGGTCATGCGGACGACATCGTCGTATCGGTCGCGACCACGGGCAACGCCGACGGCGCGGTCACGCTGACCGTCACCGACAACGGCCGCGGGATTCCGCGCGAGCACTGGGCCGCCGCATTGCAGCCGTTCGTGCGAATCGCGCCGGACGGCAGCGAGCGGCGCACGGGGTCGGGCCTCGGGCTCGCGATCGTTCAGGAAGTGATGAAGGCGCACGGCGGGCGCGTCGGGTTCGCGTTTCCGGATGCGGGCGGGTTCGCGGTGGTGCTGACGTTTCCGCGGGCGGCGGGGATCGGTGCGGGCGAAGCGTAG